From one Clupea harengus unplaced genomic scaffold, Ch_v2.0.2, whole genome shotgun sequence genomic stretch:
- the LOC122128497 gene encoding ubiquitin-associated protein 2-like isoform X10: protein MMTSLGSDRARGSRDKVLPATTQNSQPQKQPQATAEQIRLAQMIYDKNDADFEDKVKQLMEVTGKNQDECMVALHDSNEDVNRAINFLLEGTSDTTASWETVGKKKVGKDSGPSESKENRENRDRRGEREGSRGRGGPSKRGRGGSRSRPVRAEENGVEPAPVERGADHGRRGRGRVAGTRGRGRAPGTSRFTAQGMGTFNPADYTTEAGRAAAQAQAENWEAGANDATDGPVAWRSPLEDWAAEDWSEDLSETKVFTASCAPTTENHVTAGQSLDLASLLQKPAGREEVGGGLKAPSSAPLGHSLVFTNSHHHATRNGGTTPGTASYAHATLSSVLGSGFGELGGPKLGQSAGAQILEQLKGPGLGPLPTQPPSSSGANHTPVVGGLGGTAGPAAPPPSSTMVSSSWDVKPPVTQASMAMPSQFSREFKMQPEPSLVLSQLAQRQTPNALSHASPLPLARQQPSPPPASSAPAGLLEPFPKLPEPLLLQQQQQMHDAQAAANAQQQRQMKTQKRRIPPSSKIPSSAVEMPGSADVLGLNVQFGALDFGSESAMPDFSAPSEVGTTTNSSSTISSDAARDTPAVSQTQSSLYSKPISEALTNPVPLLMPMSSADIIYSSASVPMPSLAPSLSIASAAPMSSVTSSSSASSAASSFDCGVPPHSRLAFSQSKEAPGPVTNGYNGVRTSAALDSTSASSTPKPESPSLGSTGSGPPSAPSAHLPPSMPPHSTTLSSLAAEHPSASLPPLSSHVSSVHSALPTSSSHTHSSVDSVNSLAPPASVAYSGAQTAGLPISSGGSMGMVSNSAMLHGSGVLGLTANGTTNNANTVSAMRAAPLLSSSTSKAPPNLSQGVPPLLPNQYIMGPGGLLPAYPQIYGYEDLHMLQSRLPMDYYGITFPGPAAALSSRDGGLANNPYSGEVTKFGRGDSTSPAPPSSLSAGHAGQAPQAQQQGQSGSGNAPQTQGHHAAQQAFLNPALPPGYSYTGLPYYPGMPGVPNAFQYAPTMFVPPASAKQHGMGLSNAPQATPFQQPSSYGQHTFSSGYDDLTQGPAGADYSKGYSSSNQTQAKSAASGPGKGVSVTSSNSGVPDISGTVYNKTQSFDKQGFHAGTPPPFSLPSALGGTGQLNPGGAPGYAPAPFLHILPPHQQPHSQLLHHHLSQDTQGGLNQRSQSSSMQQKTQVNKSSYGSSPYWGN from the exons atgatgaCTTCATTAGGCAGCGACCGAGCCCGGGGCTCTCGGGACAAGGTGCTGCCCGCAACCACACAGAACTCTCAGCCACAGAAACAGCCACAG GCAACCGCCGAACAGATCCGACTTGCCCAGATGATCTACGATAAGAACGATGCAGACTTCGAAGACAAAGTCAAACAG ctcatgGAGGTGACGGGGAAGAACCAGGATGAGTGCATGGTGGCGCTGCACGACAGCAACGAGGACGTGAACCGAGCCATCAACTTCCTGCTGGAAGGGACCTCGGATACG ACCGCCTCTTGGGAGACCGTGGGGAAGAAGAAGGTGGGAAAGGACAGTGGCCCGTCAGAGAGCAAGGAGAACCGAGAGAACCGGGACAGGCGCGGAGAGCGGGAGGGCAGCCGCGGACGCGGAGGGCCCAGCAAGAGGGGCCGGGGAGGCAGTCGCAGCCGGCccg tgcggGCAGAGGAGAATGGGGTGGAACCTGCTCCTGTGGAAAGAGGCGCTGACCATGGGCGCAGAGGCAGAGGACGGg tTGCTGGAACCAGGGGAAGAGGCAGAGCCCCAGGGACCAGCCGGTTTACAGCACAGGGAATGGG gACCTTCAACCCTGCGGACTACACCACAGAGGCAGGCAGGGCTGCCGCACAGGCACAGGCGGAGAACTGGGAGGCAGGGGCCAATGACGCCACAGATGGACCAG tggcttGGAGGAGCCCTCTGGAGGACTGGGCCGCAGAAGACTGGAGTGAGGAC CTCTCCGAGACCAAAGTGTTCACCGCCTCTTGTGCACCGACTACGGAGAACCACGTCACAGCTGGCCAAAG tctggaCCTGGCCTCTCTGCTTCAGAAGCCGGCCGGCAGGGAGGAAGTGGGTGGGGGCCTGAAGGCTCCCTCGTCCGCTCCCCTGGGGCACAGCCTGGTGTTCACCAACTCCCACCACCACGCCACCCGCAACGGGGGCACCACACCGGGCACTGCCAGCTACGCACACGCCACCCTG tcGTCTGTGCTTGGTTCTGGTTTCGGCGAGCTAGGGGGCCCTAAGCTGGGCCAGTCTGCCGGTGCTCAGATCCTGGAGCAGCTGAAGGGACCAGGCCTGGGGCCGCTGCCCACGCAGCCGCCCAGCAGCTCAGGGGCCAACCACACCCCTGTGGTGGGGGGCCTGGGGGGAACGGCGGGGCCGGCCGCACCCCCTCCCTCATCCACCATGGTTTCGTCGTCATGGGACGTGAAGCCACCTGTGACGCAGGCCTCCATGGCTATGCCGTCACAGTTCAGCC gtGAGTTTAAGATGCAGCCGGAGCCGTCTCTGGTGCTGAGCCAGCTGGCACAGAGGCAGACCCCCAACGCCCTGAGCCACgccagccccctccccctggcCCGGCAGCAGCCCAGCCCCCCGCCGGCCTCCTCCGCCCCCGCCGGCCTCCTGGAGCCCTTCCCCAAGCTGCCGGAGCCcttgctgctgcagcagcagcaacagatgCATGACGCCCAGGCTGCGGCCAACGCACAACAGCAGAGGCAGATGAAGACGCAGAAACGCAGGATACCTCCCAGCTCCAAG aTCCCCTCGTCTGCAGTGGAGATGCCGGGCTCAGCAGACGTGTTGGGGCTGAATGTGCAGTTCGGGGCGCTGGACTTTGGCTCGGAGTCGGCCATGCCGGACTTCAGCGCGCCTTCAGAGGTCGgcaccaccaccaacagcagcagcaccatcaGCAGCGACGCAGCCAGAGACACTCCTGctgtcagtcaaacacagaGCAGCCTCTACTCCAAACCTATCAG TGAGGCTCTGACCAACCCGGTTCCCCTGCTGATGCCTATGTCCTCCGCGGACATCATCTACTCCTCGGCCTCCGTGCCCATGCCCAGCCTGGCGCCCTCGCTCAGCATCGCCAGCGCGGCCCCCATGTCCTCCGTcacgtcctcctcctccgcctcctcggCGGCCAGCAGCTTTGACTGTGGAGTGCCCCCTCACTCACGGCTCGCCTTCTCGCAGAGCAAAGAAGCCCCCGGCCCTGTGACG aatgGATATAATGGTGTGAGGACATCAGCTGCTCTTGACT ccacatCCGCGTCCTCAACCCCCAAACCGGAGTCGCCCTCTCTGGGCAGCACTGGCAGTGGGCCCCCCTCCGCTCCCTCGGCCCACCTGCCCCCCTCCATGCCCCCCCACAGCACAACACTCTCCAGCCTGGCAGCTGAGCACCCCTCCGCCAGCCTCCCCCCTCTCAGCAG TCATGTAAGCAGCGTCCACTCTGCACTTCCTACCAGCTCTTCTCACACA CACTCCAGTGTGGACAGCGTGAACTCGCTggctccccctgcctctgtgGCATACTCAGGGGCGCAGACAGCAGGCCTGCCCATCAGCAGCGGGGGGTCCATGGGCATGGTCAGCAACAGCGCCATGCTCCACGGCTCCGGGGTGCTGGGCCTCACGGCCAATGGGACCACAAACAACGCCAACACGGTGTCGGCCATGAGGGCCGCACCACTGCTGTCCTCCTCTACCA GTAAAGCACCTCCTAACCTGTCTCAGGGGgttcctcctcttctgcccAACCAGTACATCATGGGTCCCGGAGGCCTCCTGCCAGCATACCCG CAGATTTATGGATATGAAGACTTGCACATGCTGCAGTCTAGATTACCCATG GACTACTACGGAATCACATTCCCAGGCCCTGCGGCAGCTCTCTCCAGCAGAGACGGCGGCCTTGCCAACAACCCTTACTCAG GTGAAGTCACAAAATTTGGGCGTGGCGACTCCACCTCTCCGGCTCCCCCCAGCTCGCTGTCGGCGGGCCACGCGGGCCAGGCTCCCCAGGCTCAGCAGCAGGGCCAGAGCGGCAGTGGCAACGCCCCCCAGACGCAGGGGCACCACGCGGCACAGCAGGCCTTCCTCAACCCGGCGCTGCCCCCGGGCTACAGCTACACGGGCCTGCCCTACTACCCCGGGATGCCCGGTGTGCCCAACGCCTTCCAGTACGCCCCCACCATGTTTGTGCCGCCGGCCTCGGCCAAGCAGCACGGCATGGGCCTCAGCAACGCCCCTCAAGCCACGCCATTCCAGCAGCCTAGCAGCTACGGCCAGCACACCTTTAGCTCAG GGTACGACGACCTGACGCAGGGTCCGGCAGGAGCAGACTACAGCAAAGGCTACAGCAGCTCCAACCAGACACAGGCCAAATCTGCTGCCTCCGGCCCGGGGAAag GTGTCTCTGTGACGTCTAGTAACTCCGGTGTGCCAGATATCAGTGGAACAGTTTACAATAAGACCCAG TCGTTTGATAAGCAGGGTTTCCATGCTGgtacccctccccccttctccctgcCGTCAGCTCTGGGGGGCACTGGGCAGCTCAACCCTGGGGGGGCTCCGGGTTACGCACCCGCCCCCTTCCTGCACATCCTCCCCCCGCATCAGCAGCCTCACTCCCAGCTCCTGCATCACCACCTGAGCCAGGACACACAG GGTGGTCTGAACCAGAGGAGCCAGTCCAGCAGCATGCAGCAGAAGACACAGGTCAACAAGTCCAGTTATGGCAGCTCCCCTTACTGGGGCAACTAA
- the LOC122128497 gene encoding ubiquitin-associated protein 2-like isoform X4: MMTSLGSDRARGSRDKVLPATTQNSQPQKQPQATAEQIRLAQMIYDKNDADFEDKVKQLMEVTGKNQDECMVALHDSNEDVNRAINFLLEGTSDTTASWETVGKKKVGKDSGPSESKENRENRDRRGEREGSRGRGGPSKRGRGGSRSRPGEVRAEENGVEPAPVERGADHGRRGRGRVAGTRGRGRAPGTSRFTAQGMGWVHLQHWHSGGDTETFNPADYTTEAGRAAAQAQAENWEAGANDATDGPVAWRSPLEDWAAEDWSEDLSETKVFTASCAPTTENHVTAGQSLDLASLLQKPAGREEVGGGLKAPSSAPLGHSLVFTNSHHHATRNGGTTPGTASYAHATLSSVLGSGFGELGGPKLGQSAGAQILEQLKGPGLGPLPTQPPSSSGANHTPVVGGLGGTAGPAAPPPSSTMVSSSWDVKPPVTQASMAMPSQFSREFKMQPEPSLVLSQLAQRQTPNALSHASPLPLARQQPSPPPASSAPAGLLEPFPKLPEPLLLQQQQQMHDAQAAANAQQQRQMKTQKRRIPPSSKIPSSAVEMPGSADVLGLNVQFGALDFGSESAMPDFSAPSEVGTTTNSSSTISSDAARDTPAVSQTQSSLYSKPISEALTNPVPLLMPMSSADIIYSSASVPMPSLAPSLSIASAAPMSSVTSSSSASSAASSFDCGVPPHSRLAFSQSKEAPGPVTNGYNGVRTSAALDSTSASSTPKPESPSLGSTGSGPPSAPSAHLPPSMPPHSTTLSSLAAEHPSASLPPLSSHVSSVHSALPTSSSHTHSSVDSVNSLAPPASVAYSGAQTAGLPISSGGSMGMVSNSAMLHGSGVLGLTANGTTNNANTVSAMRAAPLLSSSTSKAPPNLSQGVPPLLPNQYIMGPGGLLPAYPQIYGYEDLHMLQSRLPMDYYGITFPGPAAALSSRDGGLANNPYSGEVTKFGRGDSTSPAPPSSLSAGHAGQAPQAQQQGQSGSGNAPQTQGHHAAQQAFLNPALPPGYSYTGLPYYPGMPGVPNAFQYAPTMFVPPASAKQHGMGLSNAPQATPFQQPSSYGQHTFSSGTASHSYGQQTLSSGYDDLTQGPAGADYSKGYSSSNQTQAKSAASGPGKGVSVTSSNSGVPDISGTVYNKTQSFDKQGFHAGTPPPFSLPSALGGTGQLNPGGAPGYAPAPFLHILPPHQQPHSQLLHHHLSQDTQGGLNQRSQSSSMQQKTQVNKSSYGSSPYWGN, encoded by the exons atgatgaCTTCATTAGGCAGCGACCGAGCCCGGGGCTCTCGGGACAAGGTGCTGCCCGCAACCACACAGAACTCTCAGCCACAGAAACAGCCACAG GCAACCGCCGAACAGATCCGACTTGCCCAGATGATCTACGATAAGAACGATGCAGACTTCGAAGACAAAGTCAAACAG ctcatgGAGGTGACGGGGAAGAACCAGGATGAGTGCATGGTGGCGCTGCACGACAGCAACGAGGACGTGAACCGAGCCATCAACTTCCTGCTGGAAGGGACCTCGGATACG ACCGCCTCTTGGGAGACCGTGGGGAAGAAGAAGGTGGGAAAGGACAGTGGCCCGTCAGAGAGCAAGGAGAACCGAGAGAACCGGGACAGGCGCGGAGAGCGGGAGGGCAGCCGCGGACGCGGAGGGCCCAGCAAGAGGGGCCGGGGAGGCAGTCGCAGCCGGCccggtgagg tgcggGCAGAGGAGAATGGGGTGGAACCTGCTCCTGTGGAAAGAGGCGCTGACCATGGGCGCAGAGGCAGAGGACGGg tTGCTGGAACCAGGGGAAGAGGCAGAGCCCCAGGGACCAGCCGGTTTACAGCACAGGGAATGGGGTGGGTACATCTCCAGCATTGGCACAGTGGTGGCGATACAga gACCTTCAACCCTGCGGACTACACCACAGAGGCAGGCAGGGCTGCCGCACAGGCACAGGCGGAGAACTGGGAGGCAGGGGCCAATGACGCCACAGATGGACCAG tggcttGGAGGAGCCCTCTGGAGGACTGGGCCGCAGAAGACTGGAGTGAGGAC CTCTCCGAGACCAAAGTGTTCACCGCCTCTTGTGCACCGACTACGGAGAACCACGTCACAGCTGGCCAAAG tctggaCCTGGCCTCTCTGCTTCAGAAGCCGGCCGGCAGGGAGGAAGTGGGTGGGGGCCTGAAGGCTCCCTCGTCCGCTCCCCTGGGGCACAGCCTGGTGTTCACCAACTCCCACCACCACGCCACCCGCAACGGGGGCACCACACCGGGCACTGCCAGCTACGCACACGCCACCCTG tcGTCTGTGCTTGGTTCTGGTTTCGGCGAGCTAGGGGGCCCTAAGCTGGGCCAGTCTGCCGGTGCTCAGATCCTGGAGCAGCTGAAGGGACCAGGCCTGGGGCCGCTGCCCACGCAGCCGCCCAGCAGCTCAGGGGCCAACCACACCCCTGTGGTGGGGGGCCTGGGGGGAACGGCGGGGCCGGCCGCACCCCCTCCCTCATCCACCATGGTTTCGTCGTCATGGGACGTGAAGCCACCTGTGACGCAGGCCTCCATGGCTATGCCGTCACAGTTCAGCC gtGAGTTTAAGATGCAGCCGGAGCCGTCTCTGGTGCTGAGCCAGCTGGCACAGAGGCAGACCCCCAACGCCCTGAGCCACgccagccccctccccctggcCCGGCAGCAGCCCAGCCCCCCGCCGGCCTCCTCCGCCCCCGCCGGCCTCCTGGAGCCCTTCCCCAAGCTGCCGGAGCCcttgctgctgcagcagcagcaacagatgCATGACGCCCAGGCTGCGGCCAACGCACAACAGCAGAGGCAGATGAAGACGCAGAAACGCAGGATACCTCCCAGCTCCAAG aTCCCCTCGTCTGCAGTGGAGATGCCGGGCTCAGCAGACGTGTTGGGGCTGAATGTGCAGTTCGGGGCGCTGGACTTTGGCTCGGAGTCGGCCATGCCGGACTTCAGCGCGCCTTCAGAGGTCGgcaccaccaccaacagcagcagcaccatcaGCAGCGACGCAGCCAGAGACACTCCTGctgtcagtcaaacacagaGCAGCCTCTACTCCAAACCTATCAG TGAGGCTCTGACCAACCCGGTTCCCCTGCTGATGCCTATGTCCTCCGCGGACATCATCTACTCCTCGGCCTCCGTGCCCATGCCCAGCCTGGCGCCCTCGCTCAGCATCGCCAGCGCGGCCCCCATGTCCTCCGTcacgtcctcctcctccgcctcctcggCGGCCAGCAGCTTTGACTGTGGAGTGCCCCCTCACTCACGGCTCGCCTTCTCGCAGAGCAAAGAAGCCCCCGGCCCTGTGACG aatgGATATAATGGTGTGAGGACATCAGCTGCTCTTGACT ccacatCCGCGTCCTCAACCCCCAAACCGGAGTCGCCCTCTCTGGGCAGCACTGGCAGTGGGCCCCCCTCCGCTCCCTCGGCCCACCTGCCCCCCTCCATGCCCCCCCACAGCACAACACTCTCCAGCCTGGCAGCTGAGCACCCCTCCGCCAGCCTCCCCCCTCTCAGCAG TCATGTAAGCAGCGTCCACTCTGCACTTCCTACCAGCTCTTCTCACACA CACTCCAGTGTGGACAGCGTGAACTCGCTggctccccctgcctctgtgGCATACTCAGGGGCGCAGACAGCAGGCCTGCCCATCAGCAGCGGGGGGTCCATGGGCATGGTCAGCAACAGCGCCATGCTCCACGGCTCCGGGGTGCTGGGCCTCACGGCCAATGGGACCACAAACAACGCCAACACGGTGTCGGCCATGAGGGCCGCACCACTGCTGTCCTCCTCTACCA GTAAAGCACCTCCTAACCTGTCTCAGGGGgttcctcctcttctgcccAACCAGTACATCATGGGTCCCGGAGGCCTCCTGCCAGCATACCCG CAGATTTATGGATATGAAGACTTGCACATGCTGCAGTCTAGATTACCCATG GACTACTACGGAATCACATTCCCAGGCCCTGCGGCAGCTCTCTCCAGCAGAGACGGCGGCCTTGCCAACAACCCTTACTCAG GTGAAGTCACAAAATTTGGGCGTGGCGACTCCACCTCTCCGGCTCCCCCCAGCTCGCTGTCGGCGGGCCACGCGGGCCAGGCTCCCCAGGCTCAGCAGCAGGGCCAGAGCGGCAGTGGCAACGCCCCCCAGACGCAGGGGCACCACGCGGCACAGCAGGCCTTCCTCAACCCGGCGCTGCCCCCGGGCTACAGCTACACGGGCCTGCCCTACTACCCCGGGATGCCCGGTGTGCCCAACGCCTTCCAGTACGCCCCCACCATGTTTGTGCCGCCGGCCTCGGCCAAGCAGCACGGCATGGGCCTCAGCAACGCCCCTCAAGCCACGCCATTCCAGCAGCCTAGCAGCTACGGCCAGCACACCTTTAGCTCAGGTACAGCCTCTCACAGCTACGGCCAGCAGACCTTAAGCTCAG GGTACGACGACCTGACGCAGGGTCCGGCAGGAGCAGACTACAGCAAAGGCTACAGCAGCTCCAACCAGACACAGGCCAAATCTGCTGCCTCCGGCCCGGGGAAag GTGTCTCTGTGACGTCTAGTAACTCCGGTGTGCCAGATATCAGTGGAACAGTTTACAATAAGACCCAG TCGTTTGATAAGCAGGGTTTCCATGCTGgtacccctccccccttctccctgcCGTCAGCTCTGGGGGGCACTGGGCAGCTCAACCCTGGGGGGGCTCCGGGTTACGCACCCGCCCCCTTCCTGCACATCCTCCCCCCGCATCAGCAGCCTCACTCCCAGCTCCTGCATCACCACCTGAGCCAGGACACACAG GGTGGTCTGAACCAGAGGAGCCAGTCCAGCAGCATGCAGCAGAAGACACAGGTCAACAAGTCCAGTTATGGCAGCTCCCCTTACTGGGGCAACTAA
- the LOC122128497 gene encoding ubiquitin-associated protein 2-like isoform X11, protein MMTSLGSDRARGSRDKVLPATTQNSQPQKQPQATAEQIRLAQMIYDKNDADFEDKVKQLMEVTGKNQDECMVALHDSNEDVNRAINFLLEGTSDTTASWETVGKKKVGKDSGPSESKENRENRDRRGEREGSRGRGGPSKRGRGGSRSRPVRAEENGVEPAPVERGADHGRRGRGRVAGTRGRGRAPGTSRFTAQGMGTFNPADYTTEAGRAAAQAQAENWEAGANDATDGPVAWRSPLEDWAAEDWSEDLSETKVFTASCAPTTENHVTAGQSLDLASLLQKPAGREEVGGGLKAPSSAPLGHSLVFTNSHHHATRNGGTTPGTASYAHATLSSVLGSGFGELGGPKLGQSAGAQILEQLKGPGLGPLPTQPPSSSGANHTPVVGGLGGTAGPAAPPPSSTMVSSSWDVKPPVTQASMAMPSQFSREFKMQPEPSLVLSQLAQRQTPNALSHASPLPLARQQPSPPPASSAPAGLLEPFPKLPEPLLLQQQQQMHDAQAAANAQQQRQMKTQKRRIPPSSKIPSSAVEMPGSADVLGLNVQFGALDFGSESAMPDFSAPSEVGTTTNSSSTISSDAARDTPAVSQTQSSLYSKPISEALTNPVPLLMPMSSADIIYSSASVPMPSLAPSLSIASAAPMSSVTSSSSASSAASSFDCGVPPHSRLAFSQSKEAPGPVTNGYNGVRTSAALDSTSASSTPKPESPSLGSTGSGPPSAPSAHLPPSMPPHSTTLSSLAAEHPSASLPPLSSHVSSVHSALPTSSSHTHSSVDSVNSLAPPASVAYSGAQTAGLPISSGGSMGMVSNSAMLHGSGVLGLTANGTTNNANTVSAMRAAPLLSSSTSKAPPNLSQGVPPLLPNQYIMGPGGLLPAYPIYGYEDLHMLQSRLPMDYYGITFPGPAAALSSRDGGLANNPYSGEVTKFGRGDSTSPAPPSSLSAGHAGQAPQAQQQGQSGSGNAPQTQGHHAAQQAFLNPALPPGYSYTGLPYYPGMPGVPNAFQYAPTMFVPPASAKQHGMGLSNAPQATPFQQPSSYGQHTFSSGYDDLTQGPAGADYSKGYSSSNQTQAKSAASGPGKGVSVTSSNSGVPDISGTVYNKTQSFDKQGFHAGTPPPFSLPSALGGTGQLNPGGAPGYAPAPFLHILPPHQQPHSQLLHHHLSQDTQGGLNQRSQSSSMQQKTQVNKSSYGSSPYWGN, encoded by the exons atgatgaCTTCATTAGGCAGCGACCGAGCCCGGGGCTCTCGGGACAAGGTGCTGCCCGCAACCACACAGAACTCTCAGCCACAGAAACAGCCACAG GCAACCGCCGAACAGATCCGACTTGCCCAGATGATCTACGATAAGAACGATGCAGACTTCGAAGACAAAGTCAAACAG ctcatgGAGGTGACGGGGAAGAACCAGGATGAGTGCATGGTGGCGCTGCACGACAGCAACGAGGACGTGAACCGAGCCATCAACTTCCTGCTGGAAGGGACCTCGGATACG ACCGCCTCTTGGGAGACCGTGGGGAAGAAGAAGGTGGGAAAGGACAGTGGCCCGTCAGAGAGCAAGGAGAACCGAGAGAACCGGGACAGGCGCGGAGAGCGGGAGGGCAGCCGCGGACGCGGAGGGCCCAGCAAGAGGGGCCGGGGAGGCAGTCGCAGCCGGCccg tgcggGCAGAGGAGAATGGGGTGGAACCTGCTCCTGTGGAAAGAGGCGCTGACCATGGGCGCAGAGGCAGAGGACGGg tTGCTGGAACCAGGGGAAGAGGCAGAGCCCCAGGGACCAGCCGGTTTACAGCACAGGGAATGGG gACCTTCAACCCTGCGGACTACACCACAGAGGCAGGCAGGGCTGCCGCACAGGCACAGGCGGAGAACTGGGAGGCAGGGGCCAATGACGCCACAGATGGACCAG tggcttGGAGGAGCCCTCTGGAGGACTGGGCCGCAGAAGACTGGAGTGAGGAC CTCTCCGAGACCAAAGTGTTCACCGCCTCTTGTGCACCGACTACGGAGAACCACGTCACAGCTGGCCAAAG tctggaCCTGGCCTCTCTGCTTCAGAAGCCGGCCGGCAGGGAGGAAGTGGGTGGGGGCCTGAAGGCTCCCTCGTCCGCTCCCCTGGGGCACAGCCTGGTGTTCACCAACTCCCACCACCACGCCACCCGCAACGGGGGCACCACACCGGGCACTGCCAGCTACGCACACGCCACCCTG tcGTCTGTGCTTGGTTCTGGTTTCGGCGAGCTAGGGGGCCCTAAGCTGGGCCAGTCTGCCGGTGCTCAGATCCTGGAGCAGCTGAAGGGACCAGGCCTGGGGCCGCTGCCCACGCAGCCGCCCAGCAGCTCAGGGGCCAACCACACCCCTGTGGTGGGGGGCCTGGGGGGAACGGCGGGGCCGGCCGCACCCCCTCCCTCATCCACCATGGTTTCGTCGTCATGGGACGTGAAGCCACCTGTGACGCAGGCCTCCATGGCTATGCCGTCACAGTTCAGCC gtGAGTTTAAGATGCAGCCGGAGCCGTCTCTGGTGCTGAGCCAGCTGGCACAGAGGCAGACCCCCAACGCCCTGAGCCACgccagccccctccccctggcCCGGCAGCAGCCCAGCCCCCCGCCGGCCTCCTCCGCCCCCGCCGGCCTCCTGGAGCCCTTCCCCAAGCTGCCGGAGCCcttgctgctgcagcagcagcaacagatgCATGACGCCCAGGCTGCGGCCAACGCACAACAGCAGAGGCAGATGAAGACGCAGAAACGCAGGATACCTCCCAGCTCCAAG aTCCCCTCGTCTGCAGTGGAGATGCCGGGCTCAGCAGACGTGTTGGGGCTGAATGTGCAGTTCGGGGCGCTGGACTTTGGCTCGGAGTCGGCCATGCCGGACTTCAGCGCGCCTTCAGAGGTCGgcaccaccaccaacagcagcagcaccatcaGCAGCGACGCAGCCAGAGACACTCCTGctgtcagtcaaacacagaGCAGCCTCTACTCCAAACCTATCAG TGAGGCTCTGACCAACCCGGTTCCCCTGCTGATGCCTATGTCCTCCGCGGACATCATCTACTCCTCGGCCTCCGTGCCCATGCCCAGCCTGGCGCCCTCGCTCAGCATCGCCAGCGCGGCCCCCATGTCCTCCGTcacgtcctcctcctccgcctcctcggCGGCCAGCAGCTTTGACTGTGGAGTGCCCCCTCACTCACGGCTCGCCTTCTCGCAGAGCAAAGAAGCCCCCGGCCCTGTGACG aatgGATATAATGGTGTGAGGACATCAGCTGCTCTTGACT ccacatCCGCGTCCTCAACCCCCAAACCGGAGTCGCCCTCTCTGGGCAGCACTGGCAGTGGGCCCCCCTCCGCTCCCTCGGCCCACCTGCCCCCCTCCATGCCCCCCCACAGCACAACACTCTCCAGCCTGGCAGCTGAGCACCCCTCCGCCAGCCTCCCCCCTCTCAGCAG TCATGTAAGCAGCGTCCACTCTGCACTTCCTACCAGCTCTTCTCACACA CACTCCAGTGTGGACAGCGTGAACTCGCTggctccccctgcctctgtgGCATACTCAGGGGCGCAGACAGCAGGCCTGCCCATCAGCAGCGGGGGGTCCATGGGCATGGTCAGCAACAGCGCCATGCTCCACGGCTCCGGGGTGCTGGGCCTCACGGCCAATGGGACCACAAACAACGCCAACACGGTGTCGGCCATGAGGGCCGCACCACTGCTGTCCTCCTCTACCA GTAAAGCACCTCCTAACCTGTCTCAGGGGgttcctcctcttctgcccAACCAGTACATCATGGGTCCCGGAGGCCTCCTGCCAGCATACCCG ATTTATGGATATGAAGACTTGCACATGCTGCAGTCTAGATTACCCATG GACTACTACGGAATCACATTCCCAGGCCCTGCGGCAGCTCTCTCCAGCAGAGACGGCGGCCTTGCCAACAACCCTTACTCAG GTGAAGTCACAAAATTTGGGCGTGGCGACTCCACCTCTCCGGCTCCCCCCAGCTCGCTGTCGGCGGGCCACGCGGGCCAGGCTCCCCAGGCTCAGCAGCAGGGCCAGAGCGGCAGTGGCAACGCCCCCCAGACGCAGGGGCACCACGCGGCACAGCAGGCCTTCCTCAACCCGGCGCTGCCCCCGGGCTACAGCTACACGGGCCTGCCCTACTACCCCGGGATGCCCGGTGTGCCCAACGCCTTCCAGTACGCCCCCACCATGTTTGTGCCGCCGGCCTCGGCCAAGCAGCACGGCATGGGCCTCAGCAACGCCCCTCAAGCCACGCCATTCCAGCAGCCTAGCAGCTACGGCCAGCACACCTTTAGCTCAG GGTACGACGACCTGACGCAGGGTCCGGCAGGAGCAGACTACAGCAAAGGCTACAGCAGCTCCAACCAGACACAGGCCAAATCTGCTGCCTCCGGCCCGGGGAAag GTGTCTCTGTGACGTCTAGTAACTCCGGTGTGCCAGATATCAGTGGAACAGTTTACAATAAGACCCAG TCGTTTGATAAGCAGGGTTTCCATGCTGgtacccctccccccttctccctgcCGTCAGCTCTGGGGGGCACTGGGCAGCTCAACCCTGGGGGGGCTCCGGGTTACGCACCCGCCCCCTTCCTGCACATCCTCCCCCCGCATCAGCAGCCTCACTCCCAGCTCCTGCATCACCACCTGAGCCAGGACACACAG GGTGGTCTGAACCAGAGGAGCCAGTCCAGCAGCATGCAGCAGAAGACACAGGTCAACAAGTCCAGTTATGGCAGCTCCCCTTACTGGGGCAACTAA